From one Marinobacter sp. LV10MA510-1 genomic stretch:
- a CDS encoding site-specific integrase — protein MLEHYFVKPDTIDAIRASWIGGPIEQYVEWLAGNGYRSRTVLRRVPILRQFGEFARNHGATQWSELPTHVESYVQYWIKIHAKNAYQAEQWVANEARTPIEQLLCLILPDFRGGGRRRTRQDPFLDQAPSFFAYLRDERGLREKSLRHYGHYLRNLEAYLTRINLLQLSELTPVVLSAFIVESGRRLSQHSMTGLCSSLRVFLRYLYRERLINRDLGATVESPRRYQLADLPRSISWDEVRRMLDVVDRRSALGKRDYAILLLLVTYGLRGHEVAGLTLDHIDWKRERLLVPQRKAGHTTAYPLSSVVGEAILDYLKNARPHTEERRLFFRVVAPIRPVTAVTVANQATQYLRKAGIHVRRPGSHTLRHTCVQRLVDAEFNLKVIGDYVGHASPSSTRIYSKVDVETLRTVALDHEELLP, from the coding sequence ATGTTAGAACATTACTTCGTTAAGCCCGATACCATTGATGCGATTCGCGCTTCCTGGATCGGAGGACCGATTGAGCAGTATGTCGAGTGGTTAGCTGGAAATGGGTATCGCTCCCGGACAGTTTTGCGACGAGTCCCGATCCTGAGGCAGTTTGGTGAGTTTGCTCGTAATCACGGAGCCACTCAGTGGAGTGAGCTGCCAACTCATGTCGAGTCCTATGTCCAATACTGGATAAAGATTCATGCCAAGAATGCATACCAGGCAGAGCAGTGGGTGGCCAATGAAGCCCGAACACCGATCGAGCAATTGCTCTGCCTGATATTGCCCGATTTCCGTGGCGGAGGCCGTAGACGTACCCGTCAAGATCCCTTCCTGGATCAGGCGCCGAGTTTCTTTGCTTACCTGCGTGATGAACGGGGCCTGCGTGAGAAGTCCCTCCGGCACTACGGCCATTATCTGCGTAACCTGGAAGCCTACCTGACACGGATCAATCTGTTGCAGTTGTCCGAGCTCACGCCAGTTGTACTCAGCGCGTTTATAGTGGAGAGCGGGCGCCGCCTGAGCCAGCATTCCATGACGGGGCTGTGCAGTTCCTTGCGGGTCTTCCTGCGTTACTTGTACCGCGAGCGGCTGATCAACCGCGATCTCGGCGCTACCGTTGAGTCCCCGCGCCGGTATCAGTTGGCCGATCTTCCTCGCTCGATCTCCTGGGACGAGGTCCGGCGCATGCTCGATGTTGTTGATCGACGCAGTGCCCTTGGCAAGCGTGACTACGCGATTCTGCTGTTGCTCGTCACTTATGGACTGCGCGGCCATGAGGTGGCCGGATTGACGTTGGATCATATCGACTGGAAGCGAGAACGCCTGTTGGTGCCTCAGCGCAAGGCGGGCCACACCACAGCCTACCCTCTCTCTTCGGTAGTCGGTGAAGCGATCCTCGACTATTTAAAAAATGCGCGCCCACACACGGAGGAGCGTAGGTTATTCTTCCGGGTTGTGGCACCTATCCGACCTGTGACGGCGGTTACCGTGGCCAACCAGGCGACACAATACCTGCGCAAGGCGGGTATTCATGTTCGTCGCCCGGGTTCCCACACGTTGCGACACACTTGCGTGCAGCGACTGGTCGATGCCGAGTTCAACCTCAAAGTCATCGGCGATTACGTCGGTCATGCATCCCCCAGCTCAACCCGTATCTATTCCAAGGTGGATGTGGAAACTCTGCGCACGGTGGCGCTGGATCACGAGGAGCTGCTGCCATGA